The following coding sequences are from one Lepisosteus oculatus isolate fLepOcu1 chromosome 19, fLepOcu1.hap2, whole genome shotgun sequence window:
- the clec19a gene encoding C-type lectin domain family 19 member A — protein MLCWDLCTTLLFTALQVRAFPSTDIKITQALPLQLPDPSQPIACPLFWTEFGGHCYRFFPLNRSWAEADLYCAEFSNGHKSAKLTSIHSWEENVFVYDLVNSRIPGIPTDIWIGLHDRRQEGTLEWTDGTPYEYSYWDGNQPDDGIHRIPLDEDCVEIWYRQNSALRSWNDNSCDKAFPFVCKLPTLDS, from the exons ATGCTCTGCTGGGACCTGTGCACCACCCTGCTCTTCACAGCACTGCAGGTGAGGGCGTTCCCTTCCACCGACATCAAGATCACGCAAG ctctgcccctgcagctgcccgACCCCAGCCAGCCCATCGCCTGCCCACTCTTCTGGACAGAGTTCGGAGGCCACTGTTACCGATTCTTCCCTCTCAACCGCTCGTGGGCAGAGGCTGACCTGTACTGCGCGGAGTTCTCCAACGGGCACAAGTCCGCCAAGCTCACCTCCATACACAG ctgggAGGAGAACGTCTTTGTCTACGACCTGGTCAACAGTCGGATCCCTGGGATTCCAACAGATATCTGGATTGGTCTCCACGACCGCAGGCAG GAGGGCACCCTGGAGTGGACCGACGGCACGCCCTACGAGTACAGCTACTGGGACGGGAACCAGCCCGACGACGGGATTCACAGAATTCCTCTGGACGAGGACTGCGTGGAGATCTGGTACCGGCAGAACAGCG CCCTGAGATCCTGGAATGACAACAGCTGCGATAAGGCTTTTCCCTTCGTCTGCAAACTCCCCACGCTGGACAGCTAG